CCAAGGTCAAGTTCTGATAAGATGCCAGCCAGTCTGGAGATAATGGCTATTTTACTATCTCTATCAACTCCAGGTCGAAAACCAGCGTTTTGCCGGCCAGGTAATGGTTGGCATTGAGATAGACGGTGTCTTCCTTGATGTTCTCTATCAGGACTTGCACTGCACGACCATCCGGTTGACCCATATCCAGTATTTGGCCAACACTGGGCGTGATATCAGGAGGGAAATCACTGATCAGCATCTGGTGGGTGAGGTTTGAATCCGGCATCCCGTAAGCGTCTTCGGGAGGTAGTGTCACGGTTTTGGTTTCGCCCACTGCCATACCAGTGACAGCCTTGTCAAACCCGGGAATGACCTGCCCGGCGCCGATCGAGAATACCATCGGCAGATCTGTTTGCGAACTGTCAAAAACTTCGCCGGTATCGAGCCGTCCGATATACCGTACCCGGACACTATCACCTTCCTGGGCTACGTCTGTACCACATCCAATCAGGAAACAGGATAGTAGAATAAGAACTATGAATGTACTGGACAGTGTTTTCATCGGTACGGCTCCTGAAAAAGGTATAGTTTATTTCATGGGCTAAGTTACGCTCTGGAAACTTCGTCGGCAAGAAAATTGTAGATTTGGTGCGCAGTTAGCAGTTCTGCTGTGGTCAATTTTTTGGGTGTCTCAGGCATTCAATCCAAATTTGGGCGAGTTCTTTCTGTGTAGGAGTGATGTTGTTGGGTAACCTGTTGGAAACGAGGAATGTTGTAAGGGCGTCAAGGGTAGAACGGGTATCAGCGACAGTCAGAATCTCTCCTGTCTCATCTTTGAGTTTGTCACGGAACTTGACCGTCTCAGATGTCAGTATTGCTACAATATTCTGTGGGTCCGCAAGATCATCCTCTGACGCTTGTTGAGCGTATTGGCATAAAGCTTTGAGTGAGTCTTCGTCCATTTGGGTTTGC
This genomic stretch from Candidatus Zixiibacteriota bacterium harbors:
- a CDS encoding peptidylprolyl isomerase, which codes for MKTLSSTFIVLILLSCFLIGCGTDVAQEGDSVRVRYIGRLDTGEVFDSSQTDLPMVFSIGAGQVIPGFDKAVTGMAVGETKTVTLPPEDAYGMPDSNLTHQMLISDFPPDITPSVGQILDMGQPDGRAVQVLIENIKEDTVYLNANHYLAGKTLVFDLELIEIVK